A genomic window from Xyrauchen texanus isolate HMW12.3.18 chromosome 31, RBS_HiC_50CHRs, whole genome shotgun sequence includes:
- the myorg gene encoding myogenesis-regulating glycosidase, whose protein sequence is MYQVVPGGAGGTITDAVPFKKINKDSRPLVGAGVIGVILVIAAVTAWCYYIASLRKADLLKTELLDLNKDGFLIRNQAGGIVLKMGFRSGTLDLDSCSKEGVILRCSRSYAGKVNFFIMTVKPKETVMCYRVRWEELESDRPVEHAMSYNESHWYGGAETAIQHWPIAISGQQAPKPFVTSDVYSNRHDFGGILERYWLSSNATAIKINDSVPFHLGWNDTEKTMYFQARYQDSPYKPPFGRPPYAELSYRVCVGPDVTSIHKVMVRRYFPKPNKVPAKEMFQHPIWSSWALHKTDINQEKLLSYAENIHKYGFNCSHLELDDRYTIQYGEFELDAQKFPNASAMFQKLKADGILVSLWTHPFVNYESANFGPCVQKGLFVMEPTGQLPALVKWWNGIGGILDFTNPEARNWFISQLRSLRSKYGVSSFKLDAGETNYLPWQFQTRAHLPDPSTFTRRYTEMAIPFNERAELRSGYGSQNISCFFRLIDRDSVWGYELGLKSLIPTVLTISILGYQFILPDMIGGNAYPNRTDGNGKLPDRELYIRWLELSAFMPSMQFSIPPWEYDDEVVAIAQRFTELHATLVAPRVIELAGEVLDTGDPIIRPLWWIAISDETAYRVDSQFLIGDDLMVAPVLEPGKQERDIYLPAGHWKSYKGERFDNKEPIHLTDYPVDLDEIAYFEWVQ, encoded by the exons ATGTATCAAGTAGTTCCAGGTGGTGCAGGAGGAACCATTACTGATGCTGTGCCCTTTAAGAAGATAAACAAGGACAGTCGCCCTCTTGTGGGTGCTGGAGTTATTGGTGTGATTCTGGTGATTGCAGCCGTGACAGCATGGTGTTACTATATTGCCTCTCTACGAAAAGCTGACCTGTTGAAGACAGAATTACTTGATCTGAATAAGGATGGCTTTCTCATCCGCAACCAGGCTGGGGGAATTGTCTTGAAGATGGGATTCAG GTCTGGCACACTTGATCTTGACTCCTGCTCTAAGGAGGGAGTGATCCTTCGTTGCTCACGTTCATATGCCGGTAAGGTGAATTTCTTCATTATGACGGTGAAGCCGAAGGAGACAGTGATGTGTTATCGTGTGCGCTGGGAAGAGCTGGAGTCTGACCGGCCCGTGGAACATGCCATGTCGTACAACGAATCACACTGGTATGGTGGTGCCGAGACTGCTATTCAGCATTGGCCTATTGCCATCTCAGGCCAGCAGGCACCCAAACCTTTTGTCACAAGCGATGTGTACTCCAATCGCCATGACTTTGGTGGCATCCTGGAGCGATACTGGCTATCGTCCAATGCCACTGCCATTAAGATCAATGACTCTGTGCCCTTCCACTTGGGCTGGAATGACACAGAGAAAACCATGTACTTCCAGGCACGATATCAGGACAGTCCGTATAAACCTCCATTTGGAAGGCCACCTTATGCTGAGCTCAGCTACCGAGTCTGTGTGGGCCCAGATGTGACCTCCATTCACAAGGTGATGGTTCGGAGATACTTCCCCAAACCCAACAAAGTGCCAGCTAAGGAAATGTTCCAGCACCCCATATGGTCATCATGGGCTTTACATAAGACTGACATCAACCAGGAAAAGCTTTTGAGTTATGCAGAGAATATACACAAATATGGCTTTAACTGCAGCCACTTAGAACTTGATGATCGCTATACCATTCAATATGGGGAATTTGAGTTGGACGCACAGAAATTCCCAAACGCTTCTGCCATGTTTCAGAAGCTCAAGGCAGATGGCATCCTTGTATCTCTGTGGACACATCCCTTTGTGAATTATGAATCTGCAAATTTTGGGCCATGTGTTCAGAAAGGCCTGTTCGTGATGGAGCCAACAGGCCAGCTTCCTGCCCTGGTAAAGTGGTGGAACGGCATTGGTGGAATCCTTGATTTCACCAACCCAGAAGCTCGGAATTGGTTCATATCCCAGCTTCGCTCTTTACGGTCCAAATATGGTGTTTCCTCATTTAAATTGGATGCAGGCGAGACCAACTACTTGCCTTGGCAGTTCCAAACCCGAGCCCACCTCCCTGACCCAAGCACCTTTACGAGGCGGTACACTGAAATGGCCATTCCTTTCAATGAGCGTGCCGAGCTTCGCTCTGGCTATGGTTCTCAGAACATCTCCTGTTTCTTCCGTCTTATTGATCGGGACTCCGTGTGGGGTTATGAGCTTGGCCTAAAGTCCCTGATCCCAACCGTCCTCACCATAAGTATCTTGGGCTACCAGTTCATCCTTCCAGACATGATTGGAGGCAATGCTTACCCCAACCGTACTGATGGAAATGGCAAACTACCCGACCGTGAGCTCTATATTCGCTGGTTGGAGCTGTCTGCTTTCATGCCCTCCATGCAATTCTCTATTCCTCCGTGGGAGTACGATGATGAAGTGGTGGCTATCGCTCAACGGTTCACCGAACTACATGCGACACTGGTGGCTCCCAGGGTTATAGAATTGGCTGGAGAAGTTCTAGACACTGGAGACCCCATAATTCGCCCATTATGGTGGATCGCCATCAGCGACGAAACGGCTTATAGGGTTGACTCACAGTTTTTGATAGGAGATGACTTGATGGTTGCACCAGTATTGGAGCCTGGCAAGCAAGAAAGAGATATTTACTTACCTGCCGGACACTGGAAAAGTTACAAAGGAGAACGATTTGATAATAAAGAGCCAATACATTTAACTGATTATCCTGTGGATCTTGATGAAATTGCATATTTTGAATGGGTTCAATGA
- the LOC127625467 gene encoding uncharacterized protein LOC127625467, with protein sequence MGPQLHVSSTYSEEFSYPARVTTQSRPSSAYRRNNPHPRPDFLMPRALQTGYGSRKHFQMTTLPTSFLPPVRHTSVQYPDVQTAHVQPVQSSSQRDSKPPKASSAVCTLPPAGWLPKPQRTNFPSATVTYTPGKYSGQDHIRSTWNQQMNIMPSFKTLKHQVTHNHRRSRLKSTSDCSEGHSCFHVVKPYKVGHYIIHPEFVSEAMHY encoded by the exons ATGGGTCCTCAGCTACACGTCAGCAGCACCTACTCGGAGGAGTTCAGTTACCCAGCTCGGGTAACTACCCAGTCCAGACCGTCCTCTGCATATCGCAGGAACAACCCTCACCCACGTCCG GACTTCCTGATGCCAAGAGCGCTGCAGACAGGATATGGATCACGGAAGCACTTTCAGATGACGACACTGCCTACCTCTTTTTTACCTCCAGTTAGACATACTTCAGTTCAGTATCCAG ATGTACAGACAGCACATGTTCAGCCGGTGCAAAGCTCATCTCAGAGAGACTCCAAACCACCCAAGGCCTCTTCTGCAGTTTGTACACTGCCACCTGCTGGCTGGCTCCCTAAACCACAGAGAACTAACTTTCCTTCTGCAACAGTCACATACACACCTGG GAAGTACTCAGGCCAAGATCATATTAGATCTACATGGAACCAACAGATGAACATCATGCCATCTTTTAAAACCCTCAAACATCAGGTTACCCATAATCACAGAAGATCACGCTTAAAATCCACTTCTGACTGCAG TGAAGGACACAGCTGTTTCCATGTGGTGAAGCCCTATAAAGTTGGACACTACATCATCCACCCTGAGTTTGTGTCAGAAGCAATGCACTACTAA
- the zgc:109965 gene encoding nicalin-1-like, with protein MILRTSQVAALLLLSSHLLHASALPAASSYEFKAYRMQQYNLHQDKYGCRGAIVVAEARSAVDTSLTRRCVIMKLPDFTTESYLEAKRQNAAAVLILLPQNISAVSEDIMQGFTVAESQILQQETLMPVYVVPEDDQLLYMYEEVNKAAATKSASALVRVLRSIVSATAFQILVSNNSPINQVTDTTIITLEGVLLGAGEDQPTIVITAHYDTFGLAPWLAYGADSNGSGVTILLELVRIFQRLYSDPRSKAPYNLLFSLTGGGKYNFLGTKHWLGENMDHAESSLLHDNVAFVLCLDTLGTGDELYLHVSRPPKPGTSQYDFILQLEQIISARFPWVRFGAVHKKINLQETTVAWEHECYGMKRIPGFTLSHIENPKSELRGSILDTMAQVDIRKLKRNAVIVAESLARFMYNLSDKGSPKDIQVFKGSLDIQDSRLSALMAMMTSVPRAVQLLDREPEHMLLLNSLEQEFKHYLKQVHRHTFHQDRRDPEITFFDQMSQPMMMYRVKPAAFDLFLGGCIAGYLGVVYYAIQNFGNIYTQFKATMKAKHQ; from the exons ATGATTCTCAGAACCTCTCAAGTTGCTGCACTGCTGCTGCTGTCTTCACATCTCCTGCATGCATCTGCGCTACCTGCAGCATCTTCCTATGAGTTCAAGGCCTACAGGATGCAACAGTACAACTTACATCAGGACAAATATG gTTGCCGTGGAGCTATTGTGGTGGCAGAGGCCCGATCAGCTGTGGACACAAGTCTGACTCGCCGCTGTGTGATCATGAAGCTGCCTGATTTCACCACAGAGAGTTACCTGGAGGCCAAAAGACAGAATGCAGCAGCTGTGTTAATCTTGCTCCCCCAAAACATTTCTGCTGTATCAGAGGATATAATGCAG GGCTTCACGGTGGCTGAATCTCAGATCTTACAGCAGGAAACTCTTATGCCTGTGTATGTGGTCCCAGAGGATGACCAGCTGCTATACATGTATGAGGAGGTCAATAAAGCAGCAGCCACCAAGTCTGCCTCTGCATTAGTGAGAG TTCTCCGTAGTATAGTATCTGCAACAGCGTTCCAAATATTAGTGAGCAACAACTCCCCCATCAACCAAGTTACTGATACCACCATCATTACTTTAGAG GGAGTACTTCTTGGAGCTGGAGAAGACCAGCCCACTATAGTAATTACGGCTCATTACGACACATTTGGTCTTGCGCCG TGGCTGGCATATGGTGCAGACTCAAATGGCAGTGGCGTCACCATTCTTCTCGAGCTGGTTCGAATCTTTCAGCGGCTCTACAGCGATCCACGAAGCAAAGCTCC ATACAACCTGCTATTCTCCCTAACTGGTGGTGGTAAATATAACTTCCTTGGCACCAAACATTGGCTGGGGGAAAATATGGACCATGCAG AATCTAGTCTCTTGCATGATAATGTGGCATTCGTCCTATGTTTGGACACTCTTGGCACTGGAGATGAGCTTTATCTGCATGTTTCACGACCACCTAAGCCTGGAACCTCTCAATATGATTTCATTTTGCAGTTGGAGCAG ATCATCTCTGCCAGGTTCCCTTGGGTGAGATTTGGAGCTGTCCATAAGAAGATCAACTTGCAGGAAACCACAGTGGCTTGGGAACATGAGTGCTATGGAATGAAAAGGATCCCAGGATTCACTCTGTCGCACATTGAGAACCCCAAATCAGAGCTGCGAGGGTCGATTCTGGACACCAT GGCACAGGTGGATATCAGGAAACTCAAGAGGAATGCTGTTATTGTTGCCGAGTCCTTGGCAAGATTCATGTACAATCTTTCAGACAAG GGCTCTCCTAAGGACATTCAGGTGTTCAAGGGCAGCTTG GATATTCAAGACAGTCGTTTGTCTGCATTAATGGCAATGATGACGTCTGTTCCCCGAGCCGTTCAGCTACTGGACAGAGAACCAGAACACATGCTCCTGCTCAACAGCCTGGAACAGGAGTTCAAACACTATCTAAAGCAAGTCCATAGACATACATTCCACCAGGACCGAAG GGATCCTGAAATCACATTCTTTGATCAAATGAGTCAACCAATGATGATGTACAG GGTGAAGCCTGCTGCCTTTGACCTATTTTTGGGTGGCTGTATAGCTGGATACCTTGGAGTAGTCTACTATGCAATCCAG AACTTTGGGAACATCTATACACAATTTAAAGCAACCATGAAAGCCAAGCACCAATAA